A stretch of DNA from Roseovarius sp. M141:
CTCTGACATAGTTCCCTGGATCGGCGAGGCGAAATCTACAGCGATGATTGCGCGCAACAACCCTGCAGATGCGGCACTACGGTCCATGGCCGATCAAATTGGCAAACTGAGTGAGAAAGACGCCATCAGCGGTTTTGGCCAGATGACCATCTCGCAGACACTGTCCTCATTGGCACTGGCACAAGCGGGATGCGAGCGGATCGTGACGACGCCGCTGCCCTTCGTGTATTCCCTGCTGGTGCGCCGAACGACCTACCTTTACTGCTGGTTGCTGCCCTTCGCGCTGATCGAATCCACCAGTTGGTTCGCCCCGGTATTTTCGGCGGTGGTGGCCTACGTGTTCTTTGGCCTCCAAGCAGTGACCAATGAGCTGGAACTGCCGTTTCGCAATGTTCAGAACGGCCTGCCGCTCGATGCGATGTGTCGCACGATTGAGATTTCCGCGTCAGAAGCACTGGACCGCCAGCCCCCGGAACCCTTGAGCGCGACGAACCATGTGCTGACTTAGGTTCACGGCGAAAGCGCGCCATTGTCCCCGCTGGCGACATCCCGCGTGGAGCGCATCACAAATGGGTTCGGCGGCACTTGTTGATAGCGCATGCAGTGGACAAATGACCGCGTCCGGCCCATCACTGCGCTGCGGACACCCACCAGTCCGGATGACTGACCAAAGGAGAAAGCCCTGAATGTTGCTGCGCATCTCAATCATCGCCTTAGTTCAGTGGGCGATCGTTGCCCCTGCGTGGGCGGCCAGTTGCAGAACCTCGCTAAACGGGACACTTCATCAGATTGACTACACCGTGTCGCAGAGGGATCTGAGCGGCACCGGCCAGTACATCCTGAAAAAGGAAATGAAGGGTAATACATCGGTCCGCGAAAGGCTGTTCGGGCGTTGGGGCAAAGTGGATTGCCCCGCCTATCTGACGCTGCGGGAATTTACGCCCGGCCTGACCGATGCAGAGCGCAAGCCGTTCTGCCTTGTCTACGACAAGGATGCCGATACCTATACGGGGTTCTCTGAGGGGGATCGCAATGCCTATCTGATCTGCAACAACCCAAAGACATTCTGCGAACGCGTGAACGCCACCAAGGACGAAGCGCGGTCCTACGCGCAAACGGGCCTTGATATGGCGATGAACACGGCGCAATCCGCGCTGTCACCCGATGTTGGAGAGATCATCAGCCACAGTTCCGGGGCGCTGATCATGAAAGGCTCCGGCAGCTTCATCTCCGGCGTATTGGGGACTTCGGGAACCTCGATTGGCGCAGCTCTGACCGCGCCCGCCGTCGTTGCCGCCGGTGCGGTGACGCTGGTCGGGGTGGGCGGCGCCGTCTATTTCTGCCGATAACAGTTCAAAAGGCACCTCTGGACGCCTTAACATGCCCGTTTCGTGCCGCACTACAGCCCTGCAAGCCCAGAGCCCGAGAGATTACTTTCCCGCGGTCAATTTCTCGACCGCATTCGCAGTGCGCAGAGTGTTCTGATAAATGCCAACACCCAGATACATAAATCCTCCCATCAAGACGACGTAAATCGCGCCGACAAAGAGGAAAATCAAAGCAGCGAAGATCCCCCCGGACTGTCCGTAAGGTCCGTAACCTCCGCCAAAGGCAATTCCGAAAAACCCGATGATGATACCGATGCCCATCAAAACGATGATGACGCCGATAAGCTTCTCAAGGGAGTGAATAAAAAAATCTCGCATGTTTTCTCCTTGGGGGTGGATGCCTGATCACCTGTGAGCTTGAATATCTTATCAGTTTAAGATGTCAAATCTTAAGATTTACATCAATTGGTTACGGATTTTCGTGGAAACGAACCCGCTCTGCGGCGAACCTAAGGAAAACGCGTTCGTATACACGCTGCTCTTTGCCTCGACCATCAAACTGAAAAAATCCACGTTGCAGGTGGACCGCGCGAAACTCAGCGATGCCGACATCACGGAATTTGAGGCGAGATTCAAAATGCAGGATCCTGAAATCAAACGAAAACCATATGCACGGCGCCCCACAAGTCAGCGCCATGCGTAATCGAATCCGTCTGCGGAATTCAGATGACCTGCGAAAGTAGCGTCAGCGTCTATTTCTTGCTGGAATCCGGGGCTGGAGAAGGCCGAAATCTGCATTTGCATGAAAATTCTGAACTGTCTTGACAGGTCATCAGTTTCCGTCGAAATAGGTATCTTAAATACCGATTAAATCAAGCGCAGAGGAGACGCTATGCAGATGACGGTTCTGGCCATCAGCCTCGTTGTGATGGCATTGATCAGCCTTGTCTTTATCGGTGCGATCCGGTCAGGCGGCAGGGCACAGGCGCCGGGAAGTGTCGAACGTCGCCGCTTGGCGCTGATACTGGCGATGCTGGCGGTCGGCATCGTGGTTACGATCGCGTCCCTGCGGCCTTGGCCACAAGCCGTCGCAATGACAGCGGATACCCCCACCATCAATGTCACAGGCGGGCAATGGTACTGGGAAATCGATAACACGGAACTGCCACAGGGTGTTCCGGTCATATTCAACGCGCACACAGAGGACGTGACCCATGGCTTTGGCGTGATGAACGACGTCGGCCGACTGTTGTTCCAGGTTCAGGTGATGCCGGGATATGTCAATCAGGTCCAGTATGTCTTTGACACACCGGGCGAGTACACGGTGGTTTGCCTCGAATACTGCGGCGTTGCCCATCACGCGATGATTACCGACTTTACAGTGGTGACAAACCAGGGGGGCGACGACAATGGCTGAAGCAAGGTATGCGCCACAGACGGCGATGGTGAAGTTCACGATGATCCTGGTCGGTGTCGTGCTGATCCTGATGATGACCTTCGGGTTGATCATGCGGCTCAACCAATCCGGCATGATCGAAATCGACCCGATTCTGTTTTACGAAATTCTTACCGCCCATGGCGCCGGCATGGTTGGCACCGCCGGACTGACCGGCGCGGCGATCATGTGGTATTTCATGGGCCGCTACGTGCCGCTTGTCGGCGCTGTCTACGCAATCTTTCTGGGCCTTTTCCTGTTGGGCGTTGTGCTGATCCTTGGCGCCATTTTCGTGGGAGGTTACGCCGGCGCCTGGACGTTTCTCTACCCTCTTCCCGCAATGTCTGGCGGCCTTTGGTCGGGCGGCGCCGCGGCGATTTTCCTGTTGGGGTACATTTCAATCGGCGTCGGCTTCTTGCTGATGCATCTTGAGGTCGGTCGCCAACTCATTCGCGCCTATGGCGGCGTCGGCGGGGCCTTGGCCTGGCCGTTGATTTTCGGCAAGGGCAAGCCCGAGGATGCGCCGCCTGCGTCGGTGATCGCGGCCATGGCCTCGACCATATTCAACGTGCTCGGAATTGTCGTCGGCGCGGCAGTTCTGGTGGCGAGCATCGTCAACCTGCTGGTGCCCGGGTTCGCCGTAAACGCGCTCTTGGCCAAGAACATGATCTATATCTTTGGCCATATCTTCATCAACGCCGCGATCTACATGGCGGTGATCGCAGTTTACGAGATTGTGCCGGAATATACCGGCAAACCGTGGAGAGCATCGCGTGTCTTTGCAATTTCGTGGAGCGTCATCCTGCTCTTTGTCGTCATCATCTATCCGCACCACCTGCTACAGGACGTCGCGATGCCAGCCTGGGCGCTGGTCATGGGGCAAATCATCTCATACCTGTCGGGTATCCCGCTTCTGGCGGTCACGGCCTTTTCATTGCTGGTCTATCTGCGCGCGGGGCCGGTCAAATGGGATCTGGCGTCAGCGCTTCTGGTTCTGGGCGTGGCCGGGTGGACCGTGGGGGTGGTTCCGGCGGTCCTTGACGGGATGATCATGGTCAACCGGGTGATGCACAATACCCAGTGGGTGCCGGGGCATTTTCATATCTACCTCCTGCTCGGCGTCGTCGCGATGGGCTTCGGGTTCATGGCCTGGCTGGTGCGAGACGCACGCACGGCAGGGTTTGGCACCCTTGATCGTCTGGGGGTCGGCGTTTTCCTGACAGGTGGCGCAGGGTTCACGCTGATGTTTCTGATCTCCGGTGCCATGTCGATCCCGCGCCGCTGGGCGGACCACGCGCCGGAATGGCAACCTCAGGCTGTCATCGCGTCGGGCTTCGCCGTTCTGACCATCCTCGGGGCGCTGTTGATCGTGGTGCTCTATTTGCGCGGATTGACGGCCCGCAAAAGGGCCTGAGATGCGCGTTGCGCTGATCGCGTCGACGCTTGTCCTGGCGACGGGCGTCGGCGTTTTATGGCACGCGACCGACGAGGGACGCGCGCTAACCACCGAGACCGCGCGGCGGATCAACGTGGCCGAGACTTTGCCGCGCGTTCCCGACGCAGCCCTGGAAACCATGACCGGCGCGCATCTGCAGCTCCATCCGGGGCCGGGTCAGATCACGGCGGTTGAATTCATCTACACCACATGCCCTACAATCTGCCAAAGCGCAGGCGCGGATTTTGCCCGCTTGCGGGACGCGGCGGCCGCCATTGCGCCACAACTGCGGCTGATATCCCTGTCATTCGATCCCGAGACCGACGATCCCGAACACCTTGCGATCTACGGCAACTGGCACGGTGCGGATGGCGACATCTGGACAGTGGCGCGCCCCTCGCGTGCGGACTTGCCCGGACTTCTGGACAGTTTCGGGGTTACCGTGATCCCCGATGGCTGGGGCGGCTATATCCACAATACGGCGATCCACCTTCTGGATGACCGGGGACGATTGGCGGCAATCGTCGACACTGACGATATTGACGGCGCGCTCGCTGCGGCCAGACAGATTTTGAGATGAGCCGCGCGGCGCAGATATTGACCGGGGCCGGTCTGCTTGCACTGGCGTTGCTGGCGCGCGGCTGGCTAGAAGCGACGCCGACACGTCACATGCTGGTGCAATATCCGATGCTCATCGCGGCCGGGGCCCTGATTGCCGGGTCATTGGTGCAGTTCGGCGCGGGCGCATGGAATCGCGGCGGGGTGGCCAGTGTGCTGACCGCGATCTTCGCCATGGCGTTCTGGATGCTGCCCCGCATGCTGGATGCTTCTGTCGCCGCACTGTCGGCGGACCTTCTCAAGGCGGCAAGTCTTGCTGCCCTGATCGGTGGCGGCTTGCGTCTGGGCTGGCCGCGCGCGCACCCATTGCTTCGCGCGGTTCTCAAGGCACAGGCGATTTCGATGCTTGGTATTCTCGCCTTTCTATACACGCATGCACCCGGGCGGCTGTGCAATGCCTATCTGCTGGACGACCAGCAGCGTCTGGGTGAGATGTTCCTGCTGGCAGCGATCGCGCTTGCCGCATTATGGATCATCCCTCTGTTTGGTTTCTCCCACCCTGCCCCCAAACCGTCGGCCCAGGCATCAGGGCCGCCGAACCCGCATTGAATTTGGCTGTGTCTTGATATCGTGTTGGTCGGCGTTCGTTTTGCCAGAAATGGCCAATATTCCACTCTGGTCGCAATAAACCGGAGGCCTCC
This window harbors:
- a CDS encoding bestrophin family protein yields the protein MIVREHPSSLQLFFVMQGSVVPKIIGRIIGVALLSATILVIDQRVVTLPHISIGAMGIFGVALSLFLGFRNNAAYDRWWEARKLWGSMIADVRNLGRHMCVFVGKGSDREHILSCAVAFAHLHRGFLRKVDVRSDIVPWIGEAKSTAMIARNNPADAALRSMADQIGKLSEKDAISGFGQMTISQTLSSLALAQAGCERIVTTPLPFVYSLLVRRTTYLYCWLLPFALIESTSWFAPVFSAVVAYVFFGLQAVTNELELPFRNVQNGLPLDAMCRTIEISASEALDRQPPEPLSATNHVLT
- a CDS encoding SCO family protein — encoded protein: MRVALIASTLVLATGVGVLWHATDEGRALTTETARRINVAETLPRVPDAALETMTGAHLQLHPGPGQITAVEFIYTTCPTICQSAGADFARLRDAAAAIAPQLRLISLSFDPETDDPEHLAIYGNWHGADGDIWTVARPSRADLPGLLDSFGVTVIPDGWGGYIHNTAIHLLDDRGRLAAIVDTDDIDGALAAARQILR
- a CDS encoding cytochrome C oxidase subunit I; translated protein: MQMTVLAISLVVMALISLVFIGAIRSGGRAQAPGSVERRRLALILAMLAVGIVVTIASLRPWPQAVAMTADTPTINVTGGQWYWEIDNTELPQGVPVIFNAHTEDVTHGFGVMNDVGRLLFQVQVMPGYVNQVQYVFDTPGEYTVVCLEYCGVAHHAMITDFTVVTNQGGDDNG
- a CDS encoding cbb3-type cytochrome c oxidase subunit I, which encodes MAEARYAPQTAMVKFTMILVGVVLILMMTFGLIMRLNQSGMIEIDPILFYEILTAHGAGMVGTAGLTGAAIMWYFMGRYVPLVGAVYAIFLGLFLLGVVLILGAIFVGGYAGAWTFLYPLPAMSGGLWSGGAAAIFLLGYISIGVGFLLMHLEVGRQLIRAYGGVGGALAWPLIFGKGKPEDAPPASVIAAMASTIFNVLGIVVGAAVLVASIVNLLVPGFAVNALLAKNMIYIFGHIFINAAIYMAVIAVYEIVPEYTGKPWRASRVFAISWSVILLFVVIIYPHHLLQDVAMPAWALVMGQIISYLSGIPLLAVTAFSLLVYLRAGPVKWDLASALLVLGVAGWTVGVVPAVLDGMIMVNRVMHNTQWVPGHFHIYLLLGVVAMGFGFMAWLVRDARTAGFGTLDRLGVGVFLTGGAGFTLMFLISGAMSIPRRWADHAPEWQPQAVIASGFAVLTILGALLIVVLYLRGLTARKRA